The genomic segment GCTCTCCGACGGCGGCGCCGGATGGCTGTGGTTCCTGCTGGCCGCCGCCGGATATCTGCTGCTGCTCCTGGCCGAGGGCCGGGACCGGCTCTCGCAGTGGGGCCGTGTCTTCGGTGGCGCGGCGCGCGCGCCGGGGCGGGTCAGCGGCGGCCTGGAGAGCAACGGCGGGGCGCTCGCCCCGGTCCGCACGGGGCGCCGCATCGGGGCGGTCGCCCTGGGCATCGCCCTGGTGGTGCCGCTCGCGCTGCCCGCCCTCGACGGCGGCCTGCTGGACGGCTCCGGCGGTGCGGGCGGCGACGGTTCGGGCGGCGGCGGGACGATCTCGGCGGTCAATCCGCTGGTCGCCCTCCAGGACAGCCTGAACCAGCCGGAGGACCGCGAGGTCCTGTCGTACCGCACGAACGCGGAGACGACCGACGAGATGTATCTGCGGATCGTCTCGCTCGACCAGTTCGACGGCACGACGTGGAAGACCACCGTCCGGCGCATCCAGGACGTGCCGTCGCCACTGGAGAACCCCCAGGGCCTGCGGCCCGACGTGCGCAGGACCGAGATCCAGACGAACATCGCGGCCGCCGACAGCTACGCGCAGAACTGGCTGCCGATGCCGTTCCCGGCGAGCCAGGTGGAGATCGACGGCCGCTGGCGGTACGAGCCGGTGGGCCGCGCCCTCGTCGGCGACCGGGGCCAGACCACGCGGGGCGCGCAGTACAAGGTGAAGAGCCTGGTCGTGGAGCCCACGGCCGAGCAGCTCGCGGCCGCGCCCGAGCCGCCCGACGATCTGCGGCGCGAGTTCACGAAGGTGCCGGACTCGCTGCCCCAGCTGGTCGCGGACCGGGCCCGGCAGGTCACCAAGGGTGCCGGGAACCCGTACGAGCAGGCGGTCAAGCTCCAGGACTACTTCGCCTCGGACGGCGGGTTCACGTACAACACGCAGGTGCGTGCGGGCAGCGGCCCCTCGGCGATCGAGCGGTTCCTGAAGCAGAAGGAGGGCTTCTGCGTCCACTTCTCGTTCGCGATGGCCTCCATGGCGCGGACGCTGGGGATACCGGCCCGGGTCGCGGTGGGCTTCACCCCGGGCACGGCCCAGGGGGACGGTTCGATGTCGGTGGGGCTGCGGGACGCGCACGCCTGGCCGGAGCTGTACTTCGAAGGCGTGGGCTGGACCCGTTTCGAGCCGACGCCGAGCCGCGGCACGGTGCCGGACTACACCCGCGCGGACGTCCCGTCCGGGGACACGGACGACCCGGACACCCCGGAGCCTTCCACCTCCTCCGAGCCCTCCACGGCGCCGTCCGCCTCGGACACCTGCCCGCCCGACCAGAAGAAGCAGGGCGGCTGCGCGAGCATCGCGCCGGCGATCGCGACCGGGTCCGGCGGCGACGGACCGCCCGTCGCGATGATCGTGGGCGTTTCCCTGGCGGCGCTGCTCGTCCTCGCGCTGCCTCTGCTGCCGCTGCTCTGGCGGACCAGGGCCCGCGCCGTGCGTCTGGGATCCGGGGGGCGCACCCCGGCGGACGCGGCGGCGCGGACGCTGGCCGCCTGGCTGGAAGTGACCGACACGGCCTGGGACCACGGCATTGCGCCGGACGAGTCACAGACCCCGCGCAAGGCCGCCGCGCGAATCGTCCGCGCGGGGCAGCTGACCAGCGGTCCCGCGGAGGCCGTCCACCGGCTGGCGGCCGCGGTGGAGCAGGTGCTGTACGCCCCGCATCCGCAGCCCGCGGCGGGTCTCGCCGAGGATGTCCGGCGCGTCCAGGACGGCCTGAACGCTTCGGTGGGCCGGCTGACGCGACTGCGGGTGACGCTCGCGCCGCGTTCGGCCGCCCGGGTGGTGTGGGCGGTCTCGGACCGGTGGACGGCGTTCGGGGAGCGCTGGCGGGACCGGGCAGCCAAGCGGTGGTCGGTGCTCGCGCGGAAGCTGCCGCGGCGGGCCGGCCAGGAGGGCTGAGGTCCGGGCCCCGCACGTGCGGGGCCCGGACCCGCACGCCTGAGAGGGCACATGCGAGAGGGGCGGCCACCCGGTGGGTGGCCGCCCCTCTCGCATGCCTACGTATGTTCGGTCAGTCGTGAGCCGCCGGGCTCACTGACCGCCCTGCTGTTCGTCGCGGCGACGCTGCCACCGCTGCTCGATACGGTTCATGACGGAGCGGCGCTGCCTCGCCTGCCGCGGGGCCGCGGCCCCGCCTGGCGCGGCGGCCGTGCCCGAAGCCTGCTCGCCCGGTTTCGGCGCTTTGCGCCAGCCGGTGACGGCGAGCACCGCGCAGCCCAGCATGACGAGGAACCCCACCACGCTGATCCAGATCTGCTGGGCGACCATTCCGGACATGAGAAGGGCGATGCCCACAAGGAAGCCCACGACCGCTTGGTAGACCCGCTTCCGGGTGTACGTGCGCAGCCCGCTTCCCTCAAGCGCTGTCGCGAACTTGGGATCTTCGGCGTACAGCGCTCGCTCCATTTGCTCGAGCATGCGCTGCTCGTGCTCCGAGAGCGGCACGGAGTCCTCCTCATCGTGCAGTCGCCGGGGCGACCGGGGGTCCCCTTCAGGATAGGCAGGGAATCGCCCCCGTGAAACCCGCCCCTCTACGCCAACTTCGCCAAACCGGACCTTCACTCCGCTCCGGCTCGCTGAAGCGTGCATTCCCCAGCGGCCGAACCGTCATGCAGAACGGTGTCCCTCGATCATACGGCGCCCGTAGCCCGTTCGGGGGGCCTGTGGCGTACTCCATGTGCGGCTGCGTCCCTGATCAGCGGGCGAGCCACGGCAGCGGCTCAGGCCCCGGACGTCTCCCGCGCCTCACCGAGCACGTGCAGCTGGGTGGCCACGGCGTGGAAGGCGGGCAGCTCGGCCGCGGCGGCCTCCAGCTGCAGGAGGGCCTCCATGGCCCCCGGCTCGGTGTCCACGAGGACGCCGGGGACCAGGTCGGCGAAGACCCGCACGCCGTGCACCGCGTCGACGCGCACGCCCGCGGCCTCGACGAGCGCGGTGAGCTGCTCGGCGGTGAAGCGGCGCGGCACGGGGTCGCCCGCGCCCCAGCGGCCCGCCGGGTCGGCGAGGGCGGTCTGCGCCTCCTTGAAGTGCCCGGCGAGGGCCCGGGCGAGCACGGCGCCGCCGAGGCCCGCCCCGAGCAGGCTCAGGATGCCGGCGGGGCGCAGCGCGTCGACGGCGAGCCGCACGCCCTCGGCGGGGTCGTCCACGTACTCCAGGACGCCGTGGCACAGGACCGCGTCGAAGCCGCCCCGCTCGACGACGTCGAAGAGGCCGAGGATGTCGCCCTGGACGCCGCGGACCCGGTCGGCGACGCCCGCTTCGGCGGCCCTGCGCTCCAGCGCGAACAGCGCGTTCGGGCTGGGGTCGACGACCGTGACGCGGTGGCCGAGCCGGGCGACGGGCACGGCGAAGTTGCCGCTGCCGCCGCCGGTGTCGAGCACGTCGAGTCCGGTGCGCGACTCCTCGCCGGTGGCATCCTTGCCGGTGGCCTTGACCCGGCGGTCGAGGGCGTCCTCCAGGACGTCCCAGACCACAGCTGTACGAAGAGAAGCGCGGGGGCGCATCGGGTCCGACACGGCAGGTGACTCCTCGGCGCGTGGGGTGCGGATATGTCTCCACCCTATTGCCTGCGCCGAGGTGCCCGGGCCACGTGTCCCACCGTGCGGACGCGCCGGTCAGCCCGCGTCCGGCGGCTCCCGGCCCGCGTCCTGTGACTCCTGCCGGGGCTGGGGCAGCACGGGCTGGAGCACGAGCATCCGCTCGACGATGCGCAGGAACATCGCGACGTCGCGCAGCAGGTCGTCGGCGTCGCGCGCGGTGGCGGCGGCCGCTATGCCCGCCTCGGCGCGGGCCCTGCGGGCGGCGCCCGAGGCGAACAGGGCGCTCCACTCGGTCAGTTCGGGGGCTATCTCGGGGAGGACTTCCCAGGCGCTGCGGATGCGCTGCCTGCGGCGCGCGGTCGTCTCGGGGCGGCCGCGGGCGGCCAGGACGGCGGCGGCGGTGCGCAGGGCTGCGAGGTGTGCGGTGGCGTAGCGCTCGTGGGGGGCTTCCAGGCGGGCGGCCTCGTCGAGTCCGGCGCGGGCCTGGGCGAGCAGTTCGAGGGCGGCGGGCGGGGCGGTCGCGCGGCGCAGGACGGGGTGGACATCGCTCGCCGGGCCGGTCAGTGAGGGAGCAGGGCCGACGGCGCGGTGCCGGCGGGCGGCTGCGGAAGTGCTGGCCATGACGAACCTCCTGTCGTCGTGTGACGGCGCAGTGGCCGTATGTGCCCATCGTGGAGTACGCCACTGACAATCGGCTCTGACCTGGGGCTTTGCCTCGATCGCGGGTTCGGGCTTACTTTTGTACTGACCAGTCAGTTCAAAAGGCCGGTGTGGCGCTGTGCGGTGCGCCCCGGTGCGACGAAGGGGCAGGGGGGGACTGTGGACGGTCCGACCGACGGCGCGCGCGGAGCCGCCGTCACCGCAGAGGGCTTCGGGCTCGAGGGCCCGCGCGGCTGGGCGTTCCGCGGCATCGGGTTCCGTGCGGAGTCCGGGTCGCTGATCGCGGTGGAGGGCCCTTCGGGGTCGGGCCGCACCTGTCTTCTGCTCGCGTTGACCGGGCGTATGCGTGCCACCGAGGGCCAGGCGTCCGTGGGCCGCTTCCGGCTGCCGAAGCAGCTGGCCGCGGTGCGCGGCATCAGCGGGCTCGGGCCCGTGCCCGGCGTCACCGACCTCGATCCGGCCCTGACCGTCGCCGAGCACCTGCACGAACGCGCACTCCTGCAGCGGCGGTTCGGGGGCTCGCTGCGCGGGCTGCTGCGGCCGCGCAGCGAGCGGCGGAACGAGACGCGGCTGCGCGTCGAGGCCGCGCTGGCCGCCGCCGGGCTCGACATGGAGGCGCTGCCCAAGGGGCGCAGGACCGCCGTGCGCGACCTGGAGAGGCTCGAAGTGCTGCGGCTCTCCGTGGCGCTGGCCCTGATCGGCCGCCCGCGCGTGCTGGGCGTCGACGACACCGACCTGAAGCTCTCCGACGCCGAACGGGCCGAGGCCTGGGCGATGCTGACGTCCCTCACGGAGCAGGGCATGACCGTCGTGGCGGTGTGCAGCGAGGCGCCCGAGGGTGCGGTCGTGGTCCGCACCGGCGCCCGTCCCGAAGAGGCTCCGCACATCGCGGCCGAACGCCCCGACGCCGACAGCACCGACGACGACAAGGAGACGGCGGATGCGCTCGCCGAAGCTCGCCGCGCTTGAGCTCAGGCGCTTCGGCAGGGGGAAGCTGCCGCGCGCCGCGCTGGTCGCGCTCCTGCTGCTGCCACTGCTGTACGGCGCCCTGTACCTGTGGTCCTTCTGGGACCCCTACGGCCGCCTCGACCGCATCCCCGTGGCCCTCGTCAACGACGACAAGGGAGCCACCGCGCAGGGCAAGAAGCTCGCGGCGGGCGACAACATCGTCGAGGGGCTGCACGACAGCAAGACCTTCGAGTGGCACGAGGTGACCGACGCCGAGGCCCGCGAGGGCGTCGAGAACGGCACGTACTACCTGTCCCTGACGATGCCCGCGGACTTCAGCAAGCGCATCGCGTCGAGTTCGGGGGACTCCCCGGAGACAGGCGCCCTGCGCGTCCGTACGAACGACGCCAACAACTACATCGTCGGGCAGATCTCGCGGACGGTCTTCTCCGAGGTGCGCTCCGCCGCGTCCACCAAGGCGTCGCGCTCGTTCCTCGACAAGATCTTCATCTCGTTCTCCGACATCCACGGGGCGACGCAGAAGGCCGCCGACGGCGCCGACAAGCTGGACACCGGCATCGGCAAGGCGAAGAAGGGCTCCAAGGACCTCGCGAACGGCCTCGGGGACGCCAAGGACGGCAGCGGCGAGCTGGCGGGCGGCATCGAGAAGCTCGACAAGGGCGCGGGCAGGCTCCAGACCGGTTCGAAGAAGGTCGCCGACGGTACGCAGAAGCTGGCCGACAAGGTCAATGGCACGGCGGACCAGGTGCGGCCCTTCCTGAAGGACAACGGCAAGACGATCGGGGACACGGCACAGCTCCTCGCCGACTCCTCCAAGGCGATGCGCCACAACCTGTCCACCTGGGTCAAGCTGGCGCCCGCGGCGGCCGAGGGCGCCAGGGACGGCTCCCGGATCATCGGCGACTTCTACCGCGAGCGGTGCGAGAAGGCCCCCGTCCCCGACCCCCACTGCGCACGGTTCAAGAAGGCGAAGACGGCCGCCGAGAACGTGTCGACCATCGCGGACGACATGAACACCGTGATCAAGGACCAGAACGGCGACGTCAAGAAGCTCGACAAGCACCTGGCCACCCTGCAGAAGAAGTCCCAGGCGCTCGCCGACCGCGCCCCGCACCTCGACGAGGACCTGAACACCGCCGTCACCCAGATCAACGACCTCAACAAGGGCGCGGGCGAGGTCGCCAAGGGCGCCAAGAAGATCCACATGGGCCTCGGCACCGCGCGGACCGGCGCCACCGACCTCGACGAGAGCATCGGCAAGCTGGAGACCGGCGCCGACGACCTCAAGGGCGGCATGTTCAAGCTGGCCGACGGCTCGTCGAAGCTGTCCGGCGGGCTGCACGACGGCGTCAAGAAGATCCCGGACTACGACAAGAAGGACCGTGACGAGCGCACCGGCGTCATGTCCGACCCCGTGCAGCTGGCCTCCCAGTCCCTGCACAAGGCGCCCAACTACGGCACCGGTTTCGCCCCCTACTTCATCCCGCTGTCCCTGTGGGTCGGCGCGATGGTGGCGTACATGTTGATCCAGCCGCTCAACCGGCGCGCGCTCGCCGCGGGCGCCTCCGCGTGGCGCATCGCGCTCGCGGGGTGGCTTCCGGTGGCCGCCCTCGGCGTGCTGCAGACCGCGGCGCTGCTCTCCGTACTGCACTGGGGCATCGGTCTGCAGATGGAGCGGGCCGCTGGGACGGTGGGCTTCCTGTTCCTGGTGACGGCGTGCTTCGCGGCGATCGTGCAGTGGCTCAACGCCCGCTTCGGAGCGGCCGGACGGATCCTCGTCCTCGCCGCGCTGATGCTGCAGCTGACGTCGGCGGGCGGCACGTACCCCGTTCAGACGAGTCCCGGCTTCTTCAGCGCGATCCACCCCTTCCTGCCGATGAGTTACGTCGTCGAGGCGCTCCGGAGACTCATCACGGGCGGCGGTCTCGGTCCCGTCTGGCAGGGCTGCGCGGTCCTGACGGCCTTCACCCTGGGCGCCCTCGCCCTCACCGCGCTCTCCGCGCGCCGCAAGCAGGTGTGGACCCTCGACCGGCTGCACCCGGAGCTGACGCTGTGAGCGGGGCCCACTCCGTACGCACGGCGGGACCGGACGGCCCGGCACGACCTGTGAGAATCAGGACCATGGACAGCAGTACAGGCAGCACCCGCCGCGAGGCCACCCGGCAGAAGCTCTACGAGGCCGCCGTCACCCTCATCGCGGAACAGGGCTTCTCGGCCACGACGGTCGATGAGATCGCGGAGCGGGCCGGAGTCGCGAAGGGCACCGTCTACTACAACTTCGCGAGCAAATCGGTCCTCTTCGAAGAGCTGCTGCGGCACGGTGTCGGCCTGCTGACCGCCTCCCTGAAGGAGGCCTCGGAGGGGGCGGCGAGGAACGGCGGCGGCGCGGTCGACGCCCTCGACGCGATGATCAGGGCCGGCCTGGTCTTCATCAACCGCTACCCGGCCTTCACCCAGCTCTACGTGGCCGAGCTGTGGCGGACCAACCGTGCCTGGCAGTCCACGCTGCTCGTGGTCAGGCAGCAGGCCGTCGCGGTGGTCGAGGACGTACTGAGGACGGGTGTGGAGAGCGGTGAGCTCAGCGACGAGATCGACATCCCGCTGACGGCCGCCGCGCTCGTCGGCATGGTGCTGGTCGCCGCGCTGGACTGGCAGGCCTTCCAGCCGGAGCGCTCGCTCGACGACGTGCACGCGGCGCTGTCCCGGCTGCTGCAGGGCCGGGTGAGCGGCACGCGCGCGTAGACCTGCTTCTTCGATCTCTCCAGGACGGCCAAGGGCGCGGTGCCGTTCCGCCGCCCCGTGTCGGCGGTACCGGCGACCGCGCCCTTCTCCGTGCCCCACACTCTTCCGTCTCCGCAGGTGGGGGCCCATCCGTGCGGGTACTCATCTCACGCACTAGGTACGGATACTCAGTCGTCCGTGTTCATCCCCAGGCCGATACGTTCACAAATGGTTACGATCACGTCCGTGTCCGTACTCCCCCTGGTGTTCACCAGCGGCTGGGCGAGCGGGATCAACGCGTACGCCGTGGTCCTGTTGCTCGGCGTCTTCGGCGCGACCGGTGTGAGCGACGAGGTCCCCGAGGCGCTCCAGCGCCCCGATGTCCTGGTCGCGGCCGGCGTGCTCTTCCTGTGCGAGGCCGTCGCCGACAAGATCCCGTACGTCGACTCGGTCTGGGACTCGGTGCACACCGTGATCCGGCCGGTGTCCGGCGCCGTGGTGGGGGCGCTCCTCGCGGGCCAGAGCGGGTCTCTCCCGGATCTGGCGGCGGGCGCGGTGGGCGGGTCGACCGCGCTGGCCAGCCATGCGGTGAAGGCCGGGACGCGGATGGCGATCAACACGTCGCCGGAGCCGTTCAGCAACGTCGTGATGAGCACGGCCGAGGATCTCGGGGTCGGCGGCCTCATCAGCTTCGCGATGTTCTACCCGGAGGCCGCGGCGATCATCGCGGCGGTGCTCCTGGTGATCGGGCTGTTCCTGCTGTTCTTCCTCGTCTCGCGGATCCGCCGGTTCTGGCGGCGCAGGGCGCAACGGCGCGAGGAGAAGCGGCTCGCGGAGCGGGTGGGGGCGCCGCCGCCCTGACTCCGTGACTGTCAGTGGCTGCCGATAAAGTCCCTGGCATGGCACGGATTGTGGTGATCGGCGCAGGTCTCGGCGCGATGTCGGCGGCCGCCCGGCTGGCCGTCGCGGGCCACCGGGTGGTGGTGTACGAACGCGGGGAGACGTTCGGCGGCGCGGTGGGCCGCGTCGAGCGGGACGGCTTCTCCTTCGACACGGGCCCGGGGCTGCTGCACCTCCCCGCGGTGTACCGCGACTTGTTCGTCAAGACGGGCAAGGAGCCCCTGGAGAAGTGCGTCGAGCTCTCCCAGGTGGAGCCCGCCGTGCGCCACGTCTTCGCGGACGGCACGGCGGCCGACCTGCCGAACGCGTCGCGCGCGGGCGTGGGCGAGGCGCTGGACACCGCGCTCGGCGCGGGCGCGGGCGCGCGCTGGTCGGCGTTCATGAACCGCGCCAGGGAGGCCTGGGACCGCACCCGCCGTCCCCTCCTCGAAGAGCCCCTGTGGCCGAACTGGGAGGTGCTCGCCGACCGCGAGCCCTACCCCGCGGTGCCCCACAAGCGCCTCCTGCGCCGCGAGCGCAGGGCGGCCACGCTCAGCGAGATCGGCGAGCTGGAACTGGGCGGCGACGCGCGGCTGGTCGCGCTCCTCGAGCAGTTCGCGCTGGCGCAGGGCCTCGATCCCCGTACGACACCGGCGAGCGCCGCGGTCCTGCCCTACCTGGAGCAGACGTTCGGCACGTGGTCCGCGCGCGGCGGCATGCGCGCGCTGGCCCGCGCGGTGCACGAGCGGTGTGTGGCCCGACGGGTCGAGTTCGTCTTCGGGGCGACGGTGACGCGGATCGTCGAGAAGGACGGCAAGGCGGCGGGCGTGGAGCTCGCGGACGGCACCACCGCCGACGCGGACTTCGTGGTCGCCGGGGTCGCGCCCTCGGTCCTGGACGGGATGCTCGCCGGTGTGAACATACGGTCGGAGGGTGACGTTCCGGCGCGTTCCGGTCTGCCGAGCCGTCTGACGATCTTCCTGGCCCTGTCCAGCGCACGCCCCACGGACACCCCGCTGCGCACGGTGCTGCACTCCGCCGACCGTCAGGACGAGCTCGACCGCCTCTTCGGCGAGCGGCCCGGACTGCCCGCCTCCCCCACGCTCGCGGTGCTCCGCCCCGACGACCCGGAGCTGACGCCGGACGCCGCACACGAGGCGGTGACGCTCACGGCGACGGTCCCCGCCCACCTGGAGGTCACCGCAGAGGACGTGCAGCGGGTGATCACCCGCGCCGAGGCCGTGGTCCCCGAGCTGCGGGACCGTCTGCTGTGGCACGAGGTCCGCACCCCGGCCGATGTGGCGGAGGCCACCGGCGCGGACGGCGGCGCCGTTCCCGCGCCGGCGCTCGCCGCGGCCGACGGGAGGCTCCTGCAGCCGTCGAACAGCACCCGTCTGCCGGGGCTCTTCGCGGTCGGCGGCTGGGCCCACCCGGGCGGCGGCCTGCCCCATGCGGGCATGTCGGGCACGCTGGTGGCGGGGCTGATCGTCGAGGGCCCGGAGTTCCGCGGCTCCCAGTGACCTGGGCTCGGGCTCAGTAGCGGTACTGCTGCTCGTTGTAGCCCGAGCCGTCGTGGTGGTCGCCCGGGTGCCCGCCCTGGTACGGGTACGGCTGCTCGGGCGGCAGTTCGCCGCTGTACTGGTCATCCGTGCTGCGCTGCTGGGGCACCCAGACGCCGCCGGGAGGCGTGTCCGTGTACGCGCTGTCGGAGTACGCGCCGTCGCTGTACGTCCCGCCGAGGCCGCCGCTGTACGTGTCGCCTCCGTAGGGGG from the Streptomyces venezuelae genome contains:
- a CDS encoding DUF3488 and DUF4129 domain-containing transglutaminase family protein, yielding MSGGARLAVCATAATLMASGSLLPLVDPATWFLQAIVLLVLQSGVGALARRVPLARPLTVAVQALVSLLLLTLVFAREQAPAGIVPGPDVFRRFGLLLEAGGNDVSQYMIPAPLSDGIRLMLVGGVLVIGLAVDALAVTFRTAAPAGLPLLALYSVAAGLSDGGAGWLWFLLAAAGYLLLLLAEGRDRLSQWGRVFGGAARAPGRVSGGLESNGGALAPVRTGRRIGAVALGIALVVPLALPALDGGLLDGSGGAGGDGSGGGGTISAVNPLVALQDSLNQPEDREVLSYRTNAETTDEMYLRIVSLDQFDGTTWKTTVRRIQDVPSPLENPQGLRPDVRRTEIQTNIAAADSYAQNWLPMPFPASQVEIDGRWRYEPVGRALVGDRGQTTRGAQYKVKSLVVEPTAEQLAAAPEPPDDLRREFTKVPDSLPQLVADRARQVTKGAGNPYEQAVKLQDYFASDGGFTYNTQVRAGSGPSAIERFLKQKEGFCVHFSFAMASMARTLGIPARVAVGFTPGTAQGDGSMSVGLRDAHAWPELYFEGVGWTRFEPTPSRGTVPDYTRADVPSGDTDDPDTPEPSTSSEPSTAPSASDTCPPDQKKQGGCASIAPAIATGSGGDGPPVAMIVGVSLAALLVLALPLLPLLWRTRARAVRLGSGGRTPADAAARTLAAWLEVTDTAWDHGIAPDESQTPRKAAARIVRAGQLTSGPAEAVHRLAAAVEQVLYAPHPQPAAGLAEDVRRVQDGLNASVGRLTRLRVTLAPRSAARVVWAVSDRWTAFGERWRDRAAKRWSVLARKLPRRAGQEG
- a CDS encoding DUF3040 domain-containing protein yields the protein MPLSEHEQRMLEQMERALYAEDPKFATALEGSGLRTYTRKRVYQAVVGFLVGIALLMSGMVAQQIWISVVGFLVMLGCAVLAVTGWRKAPKPGEQASGTAAAPGGAAAPRQARQRRSVMNRIEQRWQRRRDEQQGGQ
- a CDS encoding methyltransferase — its product is MSDPMRPRASLRTAVVWDVLEDALDRRVKATGKDATGEESRTGLDVLDTGGGSGNFAVPVARLGHRVTVVDPSPNALFALERRAAEAGVADRVRGVQGDILGLFDVVERGGFDAVLCHGVLEYVDDPAEGVRLAVDALRPAGILSLLGAGLGGAVLARALAGHFKEAQTALADPAGRWGAGDPVPRRFTAEQLTALVEAAGVRVDAVHGVRVFADLVPGVLVDTEPGAMEALLQLEAAAAELPAFHAVATQLHVLGEARETSGA
- a CDS encoding SAV_6107 family HEPN domain-containing protein translates to MASTSAAARRHRAVGPAPSLTGPASDVHPVLRRATAPPAALELLAQARAGLDEAARLEAPHERYATAHLAALRTAAAVLAARGRPETTARRRQRIRSAWEVLPEIAPELTEWSALFASGAARRARAEAGIAAAATARDADDLLRDVAMFLRIVERMLVLQPVLPQPRQESQDAGREPPDAG
- a CDS encoding ATP-binding cassette domain-containing protein; the protein is MDGPTDGARGAAVTAEGFGLEGPRGWAFRGIGFRAESGSLIAVEGPSGSGRTCLLLALTGRMRATEGQASVGRFRLPKQLAAVRGISGLGPVPGVTDLDPALTVAEHLHERALLQRRFGGSLRGLLRPRSERRNETRLRVEAALAAAGLDMEALPKGRRTAVRDLERLEVLRLSVALALIGRPRVLGVDDTDLKLSDAERAEAWAMLTSLTEQGMTVVAVCSEAPEGAVVVRTGARPEEAPHIAAERPDADSTDDDKETADALAEARRA
- a CDS encoding YhgE/Pip family protein, with translation MRSPKLAALELRRFGRGKLPRAALVALLLLPLLYGALYLWSFWDPYGRLDRIPVALVNDDKGATAQGKKLAAGDNIVEGLHDSKTFEWHEVTDAEAREGVENGTYYLSLTMPADFSKRIASSSGDSPETGALRVRTNDANNYIVGQISRTVFSEVRSAASTKASRSFLDKIFISFSDIHGATQKAADGADKLDTGIGKAKKGSKDLANGLGDAKDGSGELAGGIEKLDKGAGRLQTGSKKVADGTQKLADKVNGTADQVRPFLKDNGKTIGDTAQLLADSSKAMRHNLSTWVKLAPAAAEGARDGSRIIGDFYRERCEKAPVPDPHCARFKKAKTAAENVSTIADDMNTVIKDQNGDVKKLDKHLATLQKKSQALADRAPHLDEDLNTAVTQINDLNKGAGEVAKGAKKIHMGLGTARTGATDLDESIGKLETGADDLKGGMFKLADGSSKLSGGLHDGVKKIPDYDKKDRDERTGVMSDPVQLASQSLHKAPNYGTGFAPYFIPLSLWVGAMVAYMLIQPLNRRALAAGASAWRIALAGWLPVAALGVLQTAALLSVLHWGIGLQMERAAGTVGFLFLVTACFAAIVQWLNARFGAAGRILVLAALMLQLTSAGGTYPVQTSPGFFSAIHPFLPMSYVVEALRRLITGGGLGPVWQGCAVLTAFTLGALALTALSARRKQVWTLDRLHPELTL
- a CDS encoding TetR/AcrR family transcriptional regulator; translation: MDSSTGSTRREATRQKLYEAAVTLIAEQGFSATTVDEIAERAGVAKGTVYYNFASKSVLFEELLRHGVGLLTASLKEASEGAARNGGGAVDALDAMIRAGLVFINRYPAFTQLYVAELWRTNRAWQSTLLVVRQQAVAVVEDVLRTGVESGELSDEIDIPLTAAALVGMVLVAALDWQAFQPERSLDDVHAALSRLLQGRVSGTRA
- a CDS encoding DUF4126 domain-containing protein, with translation MSVLPLVFTSGWASGINAYAVVLLLGVFGATGVSDEVPEALQRPDVLVAAGVLFLCEAVADKIPYVDSVWDSVHTVIRPVSGAVVGALLAGQSGSLPDLAAGAVGGSTALASHAVKAGTRMAINTSPEPFSNVVMSTAEDLGVGGLISFAMFYPEAAAIIAAVLLVIGLFLLFFLVSRIRRFWRRRAQRREEKRLAERVGAPPP
- a CDS encoding phytoene desaturase family protein, whose product is MARIVVIGAGLGAMSAAARLAVAGHRVVVYERGETFGGAVGRVERDGFSFDTGPGLLHLPAVYRDLFVKTGKEPLEKCVELSQVEPAVRHVFADGTAADLPNASRAGVGEALDTALGAGAGARWSAFMNRAREAWDRTRRPLLEEPLWPNWEVLADREPYPAVPHKRLLRRERRAATLSEIGELELGGDARLVALLEQFALAQGLDPRTTPASAAVLPYLEQTFGTWSARGGMRALARAVHERCVARRVEFVFGATVTRIVEKDGKAAGVELADGTTADADFVVAGVAPSVLDGMLAGVNIRSEGDVPARSGLPSRLTIFLALSSARPTDTPLRTVLHSADRQDELDRLFGERPGLPASPTLAVLRPDDPELTPDAAHEAVTLTATVPAHLEVTAEDVQRVITRAEAVVPELRDRLLWHEVRTPADVAEATGADGGAVPAPALAAADGRLLQPSNSTRLPGLFAVGGWAHPGGGLPHAGMSGTLVAGLIVEGPEFRGSQ